One window of the Thalassoroseus pseudoceratinae genome contains the following:
- a CDS encoding sigma-54-dependent transcriptional regulator, whose amino-acid sequence MKHAQGSLLVVDDDRHIVEAMADYLRSLGHRTETATTCEDAINRMRDFRFEAVICDVNLPDADGFHLLEWAVKEQPQTAVILLTGYGTIESAVEAIRLGAFDYLTKPVIDEELQLAIQRAIGQRRIVEENKSLKAQLDQRFGMKNIVGHDYKMLKMFDLIESVADTKTTVLILGESGTGKTMTARAIHQQSDRRDQPFVEVACGALPENLLESELFGHVQGSFTGATQDKEGKFLAANGGTLFLDEIATAPPSLQVKLLRVLQDKEFEPVGGNKTHKVDVRLILATNGDLEEMVKAGQFREDLYYRINVISMVQPPLRERIGDIPLLADFYLNQFNEQNGKHVSGFDPAAIRLMQQYDWPGNVRELVNVVERAVVLSKSDEITMNDLPESIRGHRTIEQNFELPTNGSSLKRAMAEPERQLIVEALEANGWNRQNTARTLGINRTTLYKKMKKYQIEYEREKQLIQ is encoded by the coding sequence ATGAAACACGCCCAAGGTTCGCTGCTGGTCGTCGATGACGACCGTCATATCGTCGAAGCAATGGCTGATTATTTGCGGAGTCTCGGTCATCGCACCGAAACCGCAACCACCTGCGAAGACGCCATCAACCGCATGCGGGACTTCCGTTTCGAAGCCGTCATTTGCGATGTCAACCTGCCCGACGCCGATGGCTTTCACCTTCTCGAATGGGCCGTCAAAGAACAACCACAAACCGCAGTGATTCTGCTGACCGGTTACGGAACCATCGAAAGTGCCGTCGAAGCGATTCGGCTCGGGGCCTTCGATTACCTCACAAAACCCGTGATCGACGAAGAACTCCAACTCGCCATCCAACGGGCGATCGGTCAACGTCGCATCGTCGAAGAAAACAAATCGCTCAAAGCCCAACTCGATCAGCGGTTCGGCATGAAGAACATCGTCGGGCACGATTATAAAATGCTCAAGATGTTCGACCTCATCGAAAGTGTGGCCGACACGAAAACCACCGTGCTGATTCTCGGCGAGAGCGGCACCGGCAAAACCATGACCGCCCGAGCGATTCACCAGCAATCCGACCGCCGCGATCAACCCTTCGTGGAAGTCGCCTGTGGAGCGTTGCCGGAGAACCTGCTCGAAAGCGAGTTGTTCGGTCACGTGCAGGGTTCGTTCACGGGAGCCACGCAGGATAAAGAAGGGAAATTCCTCGCGGCCAACGGCGGCACTTTGTTCCTCGACGAAATCGCAACCGCCCCACCCAGCTTGCAAGTCAAACTCTTGCGAGTGCTGCAAGACAAAGAGTTTGAACCGGTCGGTGGCAACAAAACGCACAAAGTCGACGTGCGATTGATTCTCGCCACCAACGGCGACTTGGAAGAAATGGTCAAAGCCGGCCAGTTCCGCGAAGACCTCTATTACCGCATCAACGTGATCTCGATGGTGCAACCGCCACTGCGGGAGCGAATTGGCGACATTCCCCTGCTCGCGGATTTCTACCTCAACCAGTTCAATGAGCAGAACGGCAAGCACGTCTCAGGTTTCGACCCGGCGGCCATTCGTCTCATGCAACAGTACGATTGGCCCGGCAACGTGCGAGAGTTGGTCAATGTCGTCGAACGGGCGGTTGTGCTGTCCAAGTCCGATGAAATCACGATGAACGATCTGCCGGAATCCATCCGCGGTCATCGCACCATCGAGCAGAACTTCGAGTTGCCCACCAATGGCAGCAGTCTCAAACGAGCGATGGCCGAACCGGAACGCCAGCTCATCGTGGAAGCTCTGGAAGCGAACGGTTGGAACCGTCAAAACACCGCCCGTACCCTCGGGATCAACCGCACGACGCTCTATAAGAAAATGAAGAAATACCAAATCGAGTATGAACGCGAAAAGCAATTGATTCAATAA
- a CDS encoding sulfatase, whose product MITRAQSGWWLAVSCLVFGSTLAAGETRNVVFFLVDDLGYMDIGANNPDSFYETPNIDRLAASGMRFTNGYAANPVCSPTRYSIMTGKYPSRVDATNYFSGKRSARFEPAPLHDQMDLDEVTIAETLKEHDYHTFFAGKWHLGPTEKYWPTKQGFDVNKGGFSRGGPYGPGKYFVPYGNPRLEDGPKGEHLPDRLASETAAFIREHKDEPFLTYLAFYSVHTPLIGRPDLVEKYKKKAERLGLTDKEAFGPEEQVWPTKKPRRVRTLQAHAVYAAMVEAMDAAVGKVLKELDEQGLTDSTAICFMSDNGGLSTSEGSPTSNLPLRGGKGWIYEGGIREPYIIRWPGVAKPGSVCDEPVTSTDFYPTILDMLGLPLQPKRHLDGVSLVPLLKGKEHLDREALFWHYPHYPNQGGFPAGAIRMGDWKLIERYEDGRLHLYNLAKDIGEQNDVADEYPDRVSDMRQRLHKWYSEVDAKFLRAKKNGPEPWAPKLN is encoded by the coding sequence ATGATTACACGCGCTCAAAGTGGTTGGTGGCTGGCTGTTTCCTGCTTGGTCTTCGGATCAACGTTAGCGGCGGGGGAGACACGGAACGTGGTCTTCTTCCTTGTTGACGATCTCGGCTATATGGACATCGGGGCGAACAACCCTGATTCGTTTTACGAGACACCGAACATCGATCGTTTGGCCGCCAGCGGGATGCGGTTCACGAACGGCTACGCTGCGAACCCGGTGTGTAGTCCGACGCGGTACAGCATCATGACCGGGAAATACCCCTCACGAGTTGATGCCACGAATTACTTCTCCGGCAAACGTAGTGCCCGCTTTGAACCGGCTCCGTTGCACGACCAAATGGATCTCGATGAAGTCACAATCGCCGAGACGTTGAAGGAGCACGACTATCACACCTTCTTCGCCGGCAAATGGCATCTCGGACCAACGGAAAAGTATTGGCCGACGAAGCAGGGGTTCGATGTCAACAAGGGCGGTTTCTCACGCGGCGGTCCCTACGGACCCGGCAAATACTTCGTGCCGTATGGTAACCCGCGACTCGAAGACGGACCGAAAGGCGAACACCTGCCGGATCGGTTGGCCAGCGAGACGGCGGCATTCATCCGCGAACATAAAGACGAACCATTCCTGACGTACTTGGCCTTTTATTCGGTGCACACACCGCTCATTGGTCGCCCGGATTTGGTCGAAAAGTACAAGAAGAAAGCCGAGCGTTTAGGACTAACCGACAAAGAAGCCTTCGGTCCCGAAGAACAAGTTTGGCCGACGAAAAAGCCACGCCGAGTCCGCACGTTGCAGGCTCATGCGGTCTACGCGGCGATGGTCGAAGCGATGGATGCGGCTGTCGGGAAGGTGTTGAAAGAACTCGACGAGCAAGGTTTGACGGATTCAACCGCGATCTGTTTCATGTCCGACAACGGCGGCTTAAGCACGTCAGAAGGTTCGCCGACTTCGAATCTCCCGCTGCGTGGCGGGAAGGGTTGGATTTATGAAGGCGGTATCCGTGAACCGTACATCATCCGTTGGCCCGGTGTCGCGAAACCGGGCAGCGTGTGTGACGAGCCGGTCACCAGCACCGACTTCTATCCCACGATTCTGGACATGCTCGGTCTACCGCTCCAACCAAAACGCCATCTGGATGGCGTGAGTTTGGTGCCGTTGCTCAAAGGAAAAGAGCATCTCGATCGCGAGGCGTTGTTCTGGCATTATCCGCACTACCCCAATCAAGGCGGCTTCCCCGCTGGTGCAATTCGCATGGGCGATTGGAAACTCATCGAACGCTACGAAGACGGACGACTCCACCTCTATAACTTGGCTAAAGATATCGGTGAACAAAACGATGTCGCCGACGAATACCCCGACCGCGTGAGCGATATGCGGCAACGGTTACACAAGTGGTATTCCGAAGTCGATGCGAAGTTCCTTCGAGCCAAGAAGAACGGCCCGGAACCTTGGGCACCGAAACTAAACTGA